One Candidatus Poribacteria bacterium genomic window, AAGATCTCTTGAAAACCGAGCATGAACCCGACCAAAATTGTCCAAACTATAGTAAATGGAGAAAAAACAAGAAAAACATAGAAAAAGAACTATTTAGGAACTACTCCTTTAGTGGATTTCAGCAATAGATAACAATTAATTACAATATTTTACTATTTTAGTCAAGAAAAAAATAACATTCTATTGCGGAACAATTTCCTCTCCCTCAACTGCGATCAACCGTTGATTTACTGGAAGGTTGGTGACGGTATCAACGATTCCACTGTTCCAACGGATTTCCAATAGATCGATGCGTTCAGCATCCTTCACTCCGAAATGAACGCGAAGGTCACTGAATGCGAGATAACTCCCACTACTTTTCACCTCTGCATACTGTGTGAGTTCATCCCCACCCAATGTTCGGCAGACGATTTTGATACGTGCGCCGATACCGGAACGGTTGCTTTTCGTGCCGATGGCTTGCACTTGTATCCAGTTATTCCGATTTCCACCCTCGTTTTTCAGGAGATCGACGGTCTGATTCCAGTTCGTGACAAGAATATCAATGTCGCCATCGTTGTCATAATCTCCGAAAGCGGCGGCACGGCTGGTTTTACGGAGTGCGAAACCCTCTCCCATCGCTGCCGTGACGTTCTCAAATTTCCCATCCCCTAAATTCCGAAAGAGTAGGTTCTGCTGTGGTGTTGTCGTGGATCGATCAACCTCGGCGATGTTATCCATCGTATGTCCGTTAGCGACGAATATATCCTTGTAACCGTCGTTATCGTAATCGAGAAAACCGATGCCCCACCCGAGGTAACGATGTGTGTGTTCAGCGATCCCAGCAGGAATGGTGGCATCCATGAAAAAGTTGTCGCCTTCATTGTGATAGAGGGTATTCGTTTCGTTCTGGAAGTTACTGACGGTGAGATCCAACTTGCCATCATTATCGTAATCTGCGAAGGCAACCCCCATCCCGGCTTCCGCTTTTCCGATATCACTGCAGCTGACACCGGAGAGTAAACCCACCTCTTCAAAGGTGCCATCCCCGAGATTTTCAAACAGGAAGTTGAAATCCTGATCGTTGGCGACATAGATGTCAGTATCACCATCGTTATCGCTGTCCCCGATGGCAACGCCGAGACCGTGTGCAGCTGGAACGCTTAACAAACCGCTTTGTTCGGTTAGATCAATAAAAGTGCCATCCCTGTTGTTCCGATATAATACATCTGGTTGTGGGAGATAAGAGCTGGGACCACAGTAAACAGCGATGTTGTGTCGATAACACGGTTTATTCGCATCAAGGGTGTATTTCGCATAATTGCTCACATAGAGTTCAAGAAACCCATCGTTGTCAAAGTCAGCAAAGGCACAACTCGTCCCCCATCCGGTATCTGCGACCTGTGCGGTGGGTGCGACATCCGTGAAAGTGCCATC contains:
- a CDS encoding CRTAC1 family protein; protein product: MEPTLFLRKVKLKNFSLLMFALLASSAAGAVTFVEVAEESEIHFRHTDGESGKRLFNEQYGAGGGFFDYDNDGYLDIYLINARPQGEQVTVPLPTNVLYHNNGDGSFTDVTSLAGMGDTRYGVGATTGDYDNDGDIDLYLTNFGDNALYRNNGDGTFTDVAPTAQVADTGWGTSCAFADFDNDGFLELYVSNYAKYTLDANKPCYRHNIAVYCGPSSYLPQPDVLYRNNRDGTFIDLTEQSGLLSVPAAHGLGVAIGDSDNDGDTDIYVANDQDFNFLFENLGDGTFEEVGLLSGVSCSDIGKAEAGMGVAFADYDNDGKLDLTVSNFQNETNTLYHNEGDNFFMDATIPAGIAEHTHRYLGWGIGFLDYDNDGYKDIFVANGHTMDNIAEVDRSTTTPQQNLLFRNLGDGKFENVTAAMGEGFALRKTSRAAAFGDYDNDGDIDILVTNWNQTVDLLKNEGGNRNNWIQVQAIGTKSNRSGIGARIKIVCRTLGGDELTQYAEVKSSGSYLAFSDLRVHFGVKDAERIDLLEIRWNSGIVDTVTNLPVNQRLIAVEGEEIVPQ